The Gemmatimonadota bacterium genomic sequence TCTCTTATATCGAAGCCGCATTTCACAGGCATCCGCAATCGGCGAATGAACGGCTCGCCCGCGATGTTAAACCACATGGCGATCGCCTTATTCCAGTTGGTACCATTAATCCTCTGTCGCCGCATTGGGAAGATGATTTGACGTCCTGTATTGATCTCGGTATGAGGGGGATTCGCCTTTTTCCACAATATCACAATTACCAGACCGATGGTGCTGAGAGCCGAAGCGTTGTTCAAGCATGCGCTCAGTGCAATCTTCCGGTTTTTATTCCGCATAGACTCGAAGATATTCGTCAGCATCACTGGATGGATCCGGGCCAGAGTCTTGATCTGGCACAACTCGCCAATTTGATTACGGCTGTACCCGATGCCGCGATTATTATACCGAATGCCCGTCCGCTCGCGCGGTCACCGCTCTGGATGCGAGAGGACCTGCGCGATTTGAACTGGTACTTCGATCTTTCGCTGGCCGAAATTCACTATGGTTTGCACAAAAGTACCAATGGGATGAAGGATCTGGGATATTTAATTGAGGAAGGCGGTGCGAATCATATTCTTTTTGGTACGCATTTGCCCATCTCCTATGCTGGTCCAGCTCTCGTAAAACTCGCGATCCTGCCCGTCGATGAAGAGACGCTCGAAGGTATTAAATACCGCACGGCTGCTAAACTTCTGAATCTTTAGATAGTACCATCAAAACAGTGCAAACAAAACGTCCCTGTTTCATTGGTAGAAACAGGGACGTTTGAGTTGGTATTAATGGCGTTTAATTATACTTCTCGGCACGGCTTTCGCACGATGACGAGGTTGAGGGTGGGATCCTGAAGGGCGTCTCGGAATACAGCGCGCATCTGGTCGTCGGTGTCTTGTTCCTGTACTTCGCGGACTCGCGATGCACCACAGGCAAGGGCGAGGTCGCGCATGGTGACTTGCGGTCCGGCTTCGCCGTTTATTTGAACGCCCTGATCGGGGGTGGTTTGTCCGCCAGTGGTGAGCGAACCGCCATTGTCGAGTACCATAACAATGGGTGTCGCACCTGTGGCGCGCGCATGGACGAGGGCATTGATGCCGCCGTGATAAAAGGCGGAGTCGCCACATATCGCAATGGTGCGTTCGGCAATATCCGTTTTGCTCAGGCCACAGGCCACGCCAATGGCGGATCCCATCGAGAGTTTGGTGTCGAGCATGGGAGCGGCCATTACCACGCAGCCCGGGTCGGCAGATATAAAGGGGTTTTGGTTGAGGGCATTGGCTTCTTCGCGTAGTGCAGTAAGGATTTCCGTGAAGGGGCAGCCAGCGCAGTGATTTTTGCGAAAGGGTTTTTCGCTTTCCCAATTTTCTTCGGTGTAGCGCGTGGTTGGCGAGAAACCCGGGAGATAGTCGTCGAGTGCGTTTTGTATTTGCCAGCGGAAGAGTTCACCCACGCTGGTGAGATGTCCCGTGCGTTTGCCCAGGATTGGCGGCGTAAAACCGGCGTCGTAACCAATGGCTTTGATGGCGTCTTCAACATAGGGATCGACTTCTTCAACGACCAGTACATCGCTACATTTTGCGAGAAAGTCCGCGATGAGTTTTTGCGGAAGGGGGTACAGGGCACTGAGTTTGAGGATGGAGAGGTCAGATGTGTCGGCTCCGTCGAGTGCGTCGAGGAGTTTAGTATGTACCAGGCCACAGGCGATGATGCCCTTCTTTCCATTGCCATCTATGCGATTGAAGGGCAGGTCGCTAAATTGTGCGGTGGCGCGCGCGATTTTTTCGTGTAATTCTGTGTGGTTGCCTTCGGTTGTGCGAAGTGCCGATATCCAGCTCATTGGCTCGCGGTCGGGTTCGTGGATGGGGTGTTGCGCTATGGGGCGGAAGTCGGAAAGGGCCTGCGTGCTGACGCTATAACTTCTGGTCAGGCGCAATATCACGATGGATTGCAGGCTTTCTGAGTATTCGAAAGCCCATTTTATCATGTCGCGGCCTTCCCCTGGTGTGGCGGGTTCGAGCATTGGAAGTTCGGCCAGGGGTCCAAGGGTGCGTGTATCTTGCTCGTTTTGCGATCCCCAGGCGCCGGGGTCATCGCCCATGACAATGACGAGTCCGGCGTGTACACCGGTCATGTTGAGTACCATCAGGGTATCGAGCGCGACGTTCATGCCCACGCTTTTGAGACATACGAGCGCGCGCTTGCCGCCCTGTGATGCACCGGCAGCCATATCCAGGGCAATGCGTTCATTGATACACCATTCGGCGTGGTGTCCGTGGTCTTTGGCCATTTCGGCCATGGCGTTAAATGTGTTTGTGCCGGGCGAACCGGGATACCCGGTTACAACGCCGACACCCGCTTCTACCGCACCCCAGGCAAGGGCGCGTTCTCCATCAATGGTTTGGGTCATTTTTGTACTCCTGAATGAAAATCGGGTGATAGCACTGGAAATATTAAACTGTGTGTGGGTGTATTTGTCAAGTATAGAA encodes the following:
- a CDS encoding thiamine pyrophosphate-dependent enzyme; this translates as MTQTIDGERALAWGAVEAGVGVVTGYPGSPGTNTFNAMAEMAKDHGHHAEWCINERIALDMAAGASQGGKRALVCLKSVGMNVALDTLMVLNMTGVHAGLVIVMGDDPGAWGSQNEQDTRTLGPLAELPMLEPATPGEGRDMIKWAFEYSESLQSIVILRLTRSYSVSTQALSDFRPIAQHPIHEPDREPMSWISALRTTEGNHTELHEKIARATAQFSDLPFNRIDGNGKKGIIACGLVHTKLLDALDGADTSDLSILKLSALYPLPQKLIADFLAKCSDVLVVEEVDPYVEDAIKAIGYDAGFTPPILGKRTGHLTSVGELFRWQIQNALDDYLPGFSPTTRYTEENWESEKPFRKNHCAGCPFTEILTALREEANALNQNPFISADPGCVVMAAPMLDTKLSMGSAIGVACGLSKTDIAERTIAICGDSAFYHGGINALVHARATGATPIVMVLDNGGSLTTGGQTTPDQGVQINGEAGPQVTMRDLALACGASRVREVQEQDTDDQMRAVFRDALQDPTLNLVIVRKPCREV
- a CDS encoding amidohydrolase family protein; translation: MLIDVNAWLGTWPFRSLRDNTPDALVARLDQSGIDKAVVSYIEAAFHRHPQSANERLARDVKPHGDRLIPVGTINPLSPHWEDDLTSCIDLGMRGIRLFPQYHNYQTDGAESRSVVQACAQCNLPVFIPHRLEDIRQHHWMDPGQSLDLAQLANLITAVPDAAIIIPNARPLARSPLWMREDLRDLNWYFDLSLAEIHYGLHKSTNGMKDLGYLIEEGGANHILFGTHLPISYAGPALVKLAILPVDEETLEGIKYRTAAKLLNL